From Proteiniborus sp. MB09-C3, the proteins below share one genomic window:
- the moaC gene encoding cyclic pyranopterin monophosphate synthase MoaC yields MEFTHFNESGRAHMVEVSEKEDTKRIAIATGIIRMRKETIKMIKDGLIKKGDVLSVAQIGGIMGAKKTSDLIPMCHNIFLTGADIRFKIMEDSIEIESEVKTVGKTGVEMEALTAVSLAALTIYDMCKAVDKDMIIEDIKLIKKTGGKSGEYVRKED; encoded by the coding sequence ATGGAATTTACTCATTTTAATGAAAGTGGAAGGGCACATATGGTGGAGGTCAGTGAAAAAGAGGACACAAAGAGAATTGCCATTGCTACAGGCATTATCAGAATGAGGAAAGAAACGATTAAGATGATAAAGGATGGGCTTATAAAAAAAGGTGATGTTCTTTCTGTAGCTCAGATTGGGGGAATAATGGGAGCAAAAAAGACTAGTGACCTGATTCCCATGTGCCATAATATATTTTTAACAGGTGCAGATATAAGATTTAAGATTATGGAAGATAGTATAGAGATAGAGTCAGAAGTAAAGACAGTCGGAAAAACAGGGGTAGAGATGGAAGCGCTAACTGCTGTTTCTCTAGCAGCTCTTACTATATACGATATGTGCAAGGCAGTAGATAAGGATATGATAATAGAAGATATAAAGCTTATTAAGAAAACAGGTGGAAAATCAGGAGAATATGTTAGAAAAGAAGATTAG
- a CDS encoding MOSC domain-containing protein, protein MGKVLDINISEKKGVIKKPIEEGIFIEDFGLEGDAHAGKWHRQVSLLGIESFNKMKELGIEGLEHGNFAENITTEGIILYELPVGTRMKIGETIQEVTQIGKECHTGCAIAQKVGKCVMPKEGIFTKVIKGGAVKPGDIIEVL, encoded by the coding sequence ATAGGCAAGGTATTAGATATAAATATAAGTGAGAAAAAGGGAGTTATAAAAAAACCTATAGAAGAGGGAATTTTCATAGAGGATTTTGGATTAGAAGGAGATGCACATGCTGGCAAATGGCATAGACAAGTAAGCCTTTTAGGTATAGAGAGCTTTAATAAGATGAAGGAGCTTGGGATAGAAGGTTTAGAGCATGGTAATTTTGCTGAAAATATAACTACAGAAGGAATAATATTATACGAATTACCAGTGGGTACTAGAATGAAAATAGGAGAAACTATTCAAGAAGTAACTCAAATTGGTAAGGAGTGCCATACTGGATGTGCTATTGCTCAGAAAGTAGGAAAGTGTGTAATGCCTAAAGAAGGAATCTTTACTAAAGTTATTAAAGGTGGAGCAGTAAAACCTGGAGATATAATAGAGGTGCTATAA
- a CDS encoding MOSC domain-containing protein encodes MKANCEEYNLNGEVADIYIGHSNEVTTRSVKEGTFKENQGLIGDKHLSHGNRQVTIFSAEGRNRINTIEVDGLCVNRFYENLTIKGLDVSKFSIGQEFIIGTAAFQVTSLGKKCFSECNIVKRTEVCSLKYGVIFANVIAGGTVRVGDRVLIKQ; translated from the coding sequence ATGAAGGCAAACTGTGAAGAGTATAACCTAAATGGCGAAGTGGCAGATATATATATAGGACATTCAAATGAAGTGACTACTAGGTCAGTTAAAGAGGGTACTTTTAAAGAAAATCAGGGACTCATAGGAGACAAGCATCTATCCCATGGAAATAGACAAGTTACTATATTTTCTGCTGAAGGTAGAAATAGGATTAATACAATAGAAGTCGATGGGTTATGTGTGAATAGGTTTTATGAAAATTTGACAATAAAGGGCTTGGATGTCAGCAAATTTTCTATTGGACAAGAATTTATTATAGGAACAGCTGCCTTTCAGGTTACTAGTCTAGGAAAGAAATGCTTTTCAGAGTGTAATATTGTAAAAAGAACAGAAGTATGCTCCCTTAAATATGGAGTTATATTTGCAAATGTAATAGCTGGAGGGACAGTTAGAGTCGGGGACAGAGTGTTAATAAAGCAGTAA